The following proteins come from a genomic window of Nocardioides albertanoniae:
- a CDS encoding TetR/AcrR family transcriptional regulator: MTDTGVAPRRRGTATGSTRRAELLTLAAEMFATKGFAQTTVRDIADGAGILSGSLYHHFRSKEAMLTELLAGFLDGLNARFTEIVESGVDPQADLDGLITESFQTIHRERLAVALYQNEASFLSTVEGFEFVAERSRENEALWIRVIEAGQAAGVFQASLDPALTYRFIRDGVWSTVAWYRPDGRHTPETLSEQYLKLLHAGILA; encoded by the coding sequence ATGACTGACACGGGGGTTGCGCCGAGAAGACGAGGCACGGCGACGGGGTCCACACGACGGGCCGAGCTGCTCACGTTGGCAGCGGAGATGTTCGCCACCAAGGGGTTCGCCCAGACGACCGTACGCGACATCGCGGACGGTGCCGGGATCCTCTCCGGCTCGCTCTACCACCACTTCCGCTCCAAGGAAGCGATGCTGACCGAGCTGCTCGCGGGCTTCCTCGACGGGCTCAACGCGCGGTTCACCGAGATCGTCGAGTCCGGCGTCGACCCCCAGGCAGACCTCGACGGACTGATCACGGAGTCGTTCCAGACGATCCATCGGGAGCGGCTCGCCGTCGCGCTCTACCAGAACGAGGCGTCATTCCTCTCCACCGTCGAGGGCTTCGAGTTCGTCGCCGAGCGCTCGCGTGAGAACGAGGCGCTGTGGATCCGGGTCATCGAGGCCGGTCAGGCCGCGGGCGTCTTCCAGGCGTCCCTGGACCCGGCACTGACCTACCGCTTCATCCGTGACGGCGTCTGGTCCACCGTCGCCTGGTATCGCCCCGACGGGCGGCACACCCCCGAGACGCTCTCGGAGCAGTATCTGAAGCTGCTCCATGCTGG
- a CDS encoding AMP-binding protein, translating to MTPRTIPALLEKAKQSYADRPAIVDGATTLTYTDLAEAAENAARAFLAAGVRSGDRVAIWAPNRWEFPVAVLGAQTIGAAVVPLNTRYRGHEAREILERSRATALITLNGFLGADYVQMLRDAGPLPEHLIAIVDLSGDDAASSAPVVGWSAFLAKGEEVTDERLDGAKASVTPDTVADLLFTSGTTGKPKGVMSAQRQTIGVADVWARGAELTPEDRYAIVNPFFHGFGYKAGFIAAFTSGAAVHPIATYDPTQALKLIQDEQITVLPGAPTIFATLINHPDLKTYDISSLRFAIAGAASVPESLFSDMLDILGIDEVKGAYGLTECMVATATRPGEDPAHVAQVVGPAVEGLEIRTVTESGEDAAQGEDGEVWIRGDNVMLGYFENPEATQEAIDADGWLHTGDVGRLDEHGCLKITDRIKDMFTVGGFNVYPAEVENALADHPDIVESAVIGVPDARLGSVGRAFVVVRNDLVPDEIDTWLKDRLANYKRPKTYAVVDALPRNASGKILKTELRS from the coding sequence ATGACCCCCCGCACGATCCCCGCTCTGCTCGAGAAGGCCAAGCAGTCCTACGCCGACCGACCGGCCATCGTCGACGGCGCGACGACGCTCACCTACACAGACCTGGCCGAGGCCGCGGAGAACGCAGCGCGGGCATTCCTCGCCGCCGGCGTACGCAGCGGCGACCGCGTCGCGATCTGGGCCCCCAACCGCTGGGAGTTCCCGGTCGCGGTGCTCGGCGCGCAGACGATCGGCGCGGCCGTGGTGCCGCTCAACACCCGCTACCGGGGGCACGAGGCGCGCGAGATCCTCGAGCGGTCACGGGCGACCGCGCTGATCACCCTCAACGGCTTCCTCGGCGCCGACTACGTGCAGATGCTCCGCGACGCCGGCCCTCTCCCCGAGCACCTGATCGCGATCGTCGACCTGTCCGGCGACGACGCCGCGAGCTCCGCTCCGGTCGTCGGCTGGTCCGCGTTCCTCGCCAAGGGCGAGGAGGTCACCGACGAACGCCTCGACGGCGCCAAGGCATCGGTGACCCCCGACACCGTCGCAGACCTGCTCTTCACCTCCGGCACGACCGGGAAGCCGAAGGGCGTGATGAGCGCCCAGCGCCAGACGATCGGGGTCGCCGACGTCTGGGCCCGGGGCGCCGAACTCACGCCCGAAGACCGCTACGCCATCGTCAACCCGTTCTTCCACGGCTTCGGCTACAAGGCCGGGTTCATCGCGGCCTTCACCTCGGGCGCAGCGGTGCATCCGATCGCGACGTACGACCCGACCCAGGCGCTGAAGCTGATCCAGGACGAGCAGATCACCGTGCTCCCGGGCGCCCCGACGATCTTCGCCACGCTGATCAACCACCCCGACCTGAAGACCTACGACATCTCCTCGCTGCGGTTCGCGATCGCCGGCGCCGCCAGCGTGCCGGAGAGCCTCTTCTCCGACATGCTCGACATCCTCGGGATCGACGAGGTCAAGGGTGCCTACGGCCTGACCGAGTGCATGGTCGCCACCGCCACCCGCCCGGGTGAAGACCCCGCCCACGTCGCCCAGGTCGTCGGCCCCGCGGTCGAGGGGCTGGAGATCCGCACCGTCACGGAGTCCGGCGAGGATGCTGCCCAGGGCGAGGACGGCGAGGTCTGGATCCGCGGCGACAACGTCATGCTCGGCTACTTCGAGAACCCGGAGGCCACCCAGGAGGCGATCGACGCCGACGGCTGGCTGCACACGGGCGACGTGGGTCGTCTCGACGAGCACGGCTGTCTGAAGATCACCGACCGGATCAAGGACATGTTCACCGTCGGCGGCTTCAACGTCTATCCCGCCGAGGTCGAGAACGCCCTCGCCGACCACCCCGACATCGTCGAGTCGGCGGTCATCGGCGTACCCGACGCCAGGCTCGGTTCGGTGGGACGCGCATTCGTCGTCGTACGGAACGACCTGGTGCCCGACGAGATCGACACCTGGTTAAAAGACCGGCTCGCGAACTACAAGCGGCCCAAGACGTACGCCGTCGTGGACGCGCTGCCTCGCAACGCCAGCGGCAAGATCCTGAAGACCGAGCTCAGGTCATGA